One stretch of Caldisericota bacterium DNA includes these proteins:
- the mtnP gene encoding S-methyl-5'-thioadenosine phosphorylase, producing MKSIGIIGGTGVYTPDFLQNAESISVKTEFGTVALMQGELEGRNVFFETRHGTEHTVPPHKINYRANIFSLYKLGVERIIATAAVGSINREILPGTFVIVNQFLDFTKKREDTFFSQGKVVHTDCTDPYCPELTTAIQKAMEKFDYPYFPKGTYVSVEGPRFETRAEIRAYSILGGDVAGMTGVPEVVLARELGMCYATIAAVTNYAAGISDHMISHKEVVNKMEEMNKMLRNVLSETVINIPGERHCSCSEAPTSGIRNVFSKDFNL from the coding sequence ATGAAAAGTATCGGTATTATTGGAGGTACTGGTGTTTATACGCCAGATTTTTTACAAAATGCAGAGTCAATATCTGTAAAAACTGAATTTGGCACTGTGGCGCTTATGCAGGGAGAGTTGGAAGGAAGAAATGTGTTTTTTGAAACTCGACATGGTACTGAACATACTGTGCCACCTCATAAAATAAACTACAGAGCCAATATTTTTTCTTTATACAAGTTGGGTGTTGAGCGCATTATTGCAACTGCTGCAGTAGGCTCAATTAATAGGGAGATTTTGCCCGGGACATTTGTTATTGTTAATCAATTTCTTGATTTTACAAAAAAGAGAGAAGATACTTTTTTTTCTCAAGGCAAGGTAGTACATACAGATTGTACAGACCCATATTGCCCCGAGTTAACTACTGCTATCCAAAAAGCAATGGAGAAATTTGATTATCCTTATTTCCCAAAAGGTACGTATGTATCTGTAGAAGGCCCAAGATTTGAAACAAGAGCGGAAATACGCGCTTACAGTATTTTAGGTGGGGATGTGGCTGGAATGACTGGCGTTCCTGAAGTAGTGTTAGCAAGAGAATTAGGCATGTGCTATGCTACGATTGCCGCTGTAACAAATTATGCAGCAGGTATTTCTGATCATATGATTTCTCACAAGGAAGTGGTAAATAAAATGGAAGAAATGAACAAAATGCTTCGCAATGTTTTAAGTGAAACAGTAATAAATATTCCCGGGGAAAGGCATTGTTCTTGTAGCGAAGCTCCTACATCAGGGATTAGAAATGTATTTAGTAAGGATTTCAATCTTTAA
- the secF gene encoding protein translocase subunit SecF, with translation MNFREKIANWNIIKHTKLWIIISAVIILVGITSMMVNQLTIGSPLNFGIDFMGGTVITLTCEEKPDIGAVRDILASEGFKDAIIQEAQGNKIFIKVKAETLNNDVKNSIIDEISTNVAKVDTEQIGITSIASVIGDELKKSGLISLALALLFILFYITMRFTFKFALATIIALLHDVLVALGLLALFRIELNAPFIGALLTIMTYSVEDSVVVMDRVRENVKFRGKETFPMLVNKSITEVWVRSMNTSITTFFASFALVVFAGPTMRDFSMTLMFGLLAGTYSSIYIASPLLVLWHKGKEKISSVTEKRVISVEPRVETAIGESHSDEKVSLSKKTLKKKRGKKSKRKRR, from the coding sequence ATGAACTTTAGAGAAAAAATAGCAAATTGGAATATTATAAAGCATACAAAGCTCTGGATAATTATTTCTGCTGTTATCATTTTAGTTGGCATTACTTCAATGATGGTTAATCAGCTTACTATTGGATCCCCCTTGAATTTTGGTATTGATTTTATGGGAGGGACGGTAATTACCCTTACATGTGAGGAAAAACCAGACATAGGGGCAGTGCGTGACATTCTTGCTTCTGAGGGGTTTAAAGATGCAATTATCCAGGAAGCGCAAGGAAATAAAATTTTTATTAAAGTTAAGGCAGAAACATTGAATAATGATGTAAAAAATAGCATTATTGATGAAATATCTACTAATGTAGCTAAGGTAGACACGGAGCAAATTGGTATTACCTCTATTGCGTCGGTTATTGGTGATGAACTCAAAAAAAGTGGGCTTATTTCACTTGCCCTTGCTCTCCTCTTTATACTTTTTTACATTACAATGCGGTTCACATTTAAATTTGCTCTTGCAACTATTATTGCCTTACTTCATGATGTCCTTGTTGCCCTCGGCTTGCTTGCACTTTTCAGAATAGAACTTAATGCTCCATTTATAGGAGCATTGCTTACCATTATGACATATTCCGTGGAGGATAGTGTTGTTGTGATGGATAGAGTACGAGAAAATGTAAAGTTTAGAGGAAAGGAGACTTTTCCCATGCTTGTCAACAAAAGCATTACTGAAGTCTGGGTAAGATCTATGAATACTTCCATTACAACATTTTTTGCATCTTTTGCATTGGTCGTTTTTGCAGGGCCTACAATGAGAGATTTTTCGATGACACTAATGTTTGGATTGCTTGCAGGAACTTACTCTTCGATTTACATTGCTTCTCCACTCCTTGTGTTATGGCACAAGGGTAAGGAAAAGATAAGTAGCGTAACGGAAAAACGCGTTATTTCTGTAGAGCCTCGTGTTGAAACTGCAATTGGTGAATCTCATTCGGACGAGAAAGTTTCTTTAAGTAAAAAGACTTTAAAGAAAAAGAGAGGAAAAAAATCTAAAAGGAAACGAAGATAA
- a CDS encoding HD domain-containing protein, with amino-acid sequence MKIYLKDVKNNEKVKIYIKKADDYLCEIGYTEHGFRHVGITADLAFKILKKTGFPKREAELAAIAGWLHDMGNFLGRENHPQNGAILAMRALEEMNSDINEIIAVGGAIANHEEPSGIATNPITAAVVLADKADVHRSRVRNSSPATFDIHDRVNFAVVKSSIFVDQEKKEISLNLSIDTKICQVMEFFEIFLTRMVMCRKAASVLDYEFRLEVNKTKLS; translated from the coding sequence ATGAAAATTTATCTTAAAGATGTAAAAAATAATGAAAAAGTGAAAATATATATTAAAAAAGCCGATGACTATCTTTGTGAAATAGGGTATACTGAACATGGATTCAGGCATGTTGGCATAACAGCAGATCTTGCTTTCAAGATATTAAAGAAAACAGGATTCCCGAAACGGGAGGCTGAGCTCGCTGCCATTGCTGGATGGCTGCATGATATGGGTAATTTTCTTGGCAGAGAAAATCATCCTCAGAATGGGGCTATCCTTGCTATGCGGGCACTGGAAGAAATGAATAGCGACATAAATGAAATTATAGCTGTAGGCGGAGCAATTGCAAACCATGAAGAGCCTTCAGGGATTGCTACTAACCCTATAACAGCAGCTGTTGTATTAGCTGACAAGGCAGATGTTCACAGAAGCAGGGTAAGAAATTCAAGTCCTGCAACTTTTGACATACATGACCGCGTAAACTTTGCTGTTGTAAAATCGAGTATTTTTGTGGATCAGGAGAAAAAAGAAATCTCTCTTAATTTAAGTATTGATACAAAAATTTGCCAGGTAATGGAATTTTTTGAAATTTTTCTTACGCGAATGGTTATGTGTAGGAAAGCAGCATCAGTTTTAGATTATGAATTTCGTTTAGAAGTAAATAAAACAAAGCTTTCTTAA
- a CDS encoding uracil-DNA glycosylase yields MNNQLFNEISNNISKCNKCSLCKTRTLPVPGEGSINARIFFIGEGPGKQEDLTGRPFVGAAGKFLDELLAGIDLKRENVFIGNIVKCRPPNNRVPLPLEVDACKPYLIAQIALVQPEVICTLGNTPLKTLISSELSIGKIHGTIIKKDGFTFMPMYHPAAVLYHGALKGTLKEDFDELKDFLRNRE; encoded by the coding sequence GTGAATAATCAACTTTTTAATGAGATTTCCAACAACATAAGTAAGTGCAATAAGTGTTCTCTTTGCAAGACAAGAACGTTGCCTGTACCCGGTGAAGGATCTATAAATGCTCGTATTTTTTTTATCGGTGAAGGTCCTGGTAAGCAAGAAGATTTAACAGGACGTCCATTTGTTGGAGCTGCAGGTAAATTTTTGGATGAGTTGTTGGCAGGTATTGATCTTAAAAGAGAAAATGTGTTTATTGGAAATATTGTAAAATGCCGTCCGCCAAATAATAGAGTCCCGCTTCCATTAGAAGTAGATGCTTGTAAACCGTACCTTATAGCGCAGATAGCTCTTGTGCAACCAGAAGTAATCTGTACATTAGGAAATACGCCTCTTAAAACTTTGATTTCTTCTGAGCTTAGCATTGGCAAGATACACGGAACTATTATTAAAAAAGATGGTTTTACATTTATGCCTATGTACCATCCTGCTGCTGTGCTTTATCATGGAGCTTTGAAGGGTACACTGAAAGAAGATTTCGATGAATTAAAAGATTTTCTGAGGAACAGAGAATGA
- a CDS encoding pitrilysin family protein, translated as MTKSKEYFSIDKTSSGIRYFIEENKSFPSVIIGVFIKSGSRYERKNELGVAHFIEHAVFKGTKRRTSYQVSHEIECLGGGLNAYTSSEYSLFYTKLLSKHAEKGFDILSDILINPLFHRTLLNRERAVIMEEINEYYDTPQDICQAEVLRSIWGDNSVANNPLGEKETVEKLKRSDLLKWFNNSFNKENIFVSVVGDIDKKTISNYIEEYFSDMPHGSEIDTFNEPPTFLFQKRLFKKDGAQIHLAITLKGEKSFSRRSILQSMYTTSLGGNMSSRLFQKLREKSGLVYTVYAYPVSFSDTGGTAIYASALPENIEKVENIINKEIDNIRVKGLSKEEFQDVREYILGNLVLGLESSSGRMQRNGVQGMFQGKVKSIKALMQEVESVRFDEFLAFAKDISSSERGKVLVGDLQSE; from the coding sequence ATGACAAAAAGTAAAGAATATTTTTCTATAGACAAAACTTCAAGCGGCATACGGTATTTTATTGAAGAGAATAAATCTTTTCCTTCTGTGATAATCGGCGTGTTTATAAAATCTGGAAGCCGCTACGAACGTAAGAACGAACTGGGCGTAGCTCATTTTATTGAACACGCAGTTTTTAAGGGTACTAAAAGGCGTACATCGTATCAAGTATCACACGAAATAGAATGCCTTGGTGGCGGATTGAATGCTTATACATCTTCGGAATATTCTCTTTTTTACACGAAACTTCTTAGCAAGCATGCCGAGAAAGGGTTTGATATTCTATCAGATATTTTAATTAATCCTCTTTTTCATAGGACTCTTTTAAATAGAGAAAGAGCAGTAATAATGGAAGAAATCAACGAGTATTATGATACGCCGCAGGATATCTGCCAAGCGGAGGTACTTAGATCTATATGGGGTGATAACTCCGTAGCTAATAATCCTCTTGGGGAAAAGGAAACAGTAGAAAAATTAAAACGTTCAGACCTACTGAAATGGTTTAATAATTCGTTTAACAAGGAGAATATTTTTGTTTCTGTTGTTGGGGATATCGATAAAAAAACGATAAGTAATTACATAGAAGAATATTTTTCTGATATGCCTCATGGGAGCGAAATTGATACTTTTAACGAACCACCTACTTTTTTATTTCAGAAGAGATTATTTAAAAAGGATGGAGCACAGATTCATTTGGCTATTACCTTAAAAGGAGAAAAATCATTTAGTAGGCGTAGCATCCTTCAATCTATGTATACAACGAGCCTTGGAGGCAATATGTCTTCCAGGCTTTTTCAAAAACTGAGAGAAAAATCTGGGCTTGTTTATACTGTTTATGCATACCCGGTTAGTTTTTCCGATACGGGTGGAACGGCTATTTATGCTTCGGCACTTCCCGAAAATATCGAAAAAGTAGAAAACATCATAAACAAAGAGATTGATAATATTCGGGTGAAAGGGTTATCGAAGGAAGAATTTCAGGATGTTAGGGAGTATATTCTTGGAAATTTAGTTCTTGGGCTGGAAAGCAGCAGCGGACGCATGCAAAGAAATGGCGTACAGGGCATGTTTCAAGGAAAAGTAAAGAGTATAAAAGCGCTTATGCAAGAAGTGGAGTCAGTTAGATTTGATGAATTTTTGGCATTTGCCAAGGATATTTCCTCAAGTGAAAGAGGAAAAGTACTTGTTGGGGATCTGCAGAGTGAATAA
- the secD gene encoding protein translocase subunit SecD, which produces MRRKRIVAVIVIALIFVTAFWVDYVGIRALNKPLEELTSLEQVVKPRFGLDLRGGVKFVLEAESTPEVQVTREKMESTLGVLERRVNNLGLSEAIVVQEKGAHWMRVDVELPGWKDPQRAKELIGQTALLEFKTEDGTVVLTGDHIEDANLAFSNDPESLGEPIIQFKLDSEGTKIFADVTAQNVGKTIAIYLDSKLLMNPVVRSAITGGEGIIEGGFTAEEAAEDAALLRSGALPLKLNFIEEDVVGPSLGQKSVRMALIAIIIAILLIFLYMIFFYRLLGVLATIALVFYMTVEVALLFLLHATLSLPAIGGAILSLGMAVDINVIVFERMKEEFKLGKSTRSIISAGFAKAFRTVFDSNLTVLVGTIVLFYFGSGVIKGFAVTVSVGILVGFLSGVVVTHSLANLLIPDSAAKKPWMFGI; this is translated from the coding sequence ATGAGGAGAAAGAGAATTGTTGCTGTTATTGTTATTGCGCTTATATTTGTTACAGCTTTCTGGGTTGATTATGTTGGAATCCGTGCATTGAACAAGCCATTAGAAGAACTAACCTCTTTGGAGCAGGTAGTAAAACCAAGGTTTGGCTTAGATCTTAGGGGTGGTGTGAAATTTGTTTTAGAAGCAGAGAGCACCCCGGAAGTACAAGTAACAAGAGAAAAAATGGAAAGTACACTGGGTGTTTTAGAGAGAAGGGTAAATAATCTTGGCTTGAGTGAGGCCATTGTCGTGCAAGAAAAGGGTGCACACTGGATGCGAGTTGATGTAGAACTTCCAGGATGGAAAGATCCACAGCGTGCCAAGGAACTTATAGGGCAGACCGCGCTACTTGAATTCAAAACTGAAGATGGTACCGTTGTTCTAACGGGCGACCATATAGAAGATGCAAATCTTGCATTTAGCAATGATCCCGAGTCTCTTGGTGAGCCCATCATACAGTTTAAATTAGATAGTGAGGGTACTAAGATATTTGCTGATGTTACTGCTCAGAACGTGGGCAAAACAATTGCAATTTATCTTGACAGTAAATTGCTGATGAATCCAGTTGTGAGGAGTGCCATTACTGGAGGAGAAGGAATTATTGAAGGAGGCTTTACGGCCGAAGAAGCTGCGGAGGATGCGGCGCTTTTGAGAAGTGGTGCACTTCCCCTTAAGCTTAATTTTATCGAGGAAGATGTTGTAGGTCCTTCTCTTGGGCAGAAGTCTGTTAGAATGGCTTTGATTGCTATAATTATTGCAATACTTCTCATTTTCCTTTATATGATTTTCTTTTATCGTTTACTTGGCGTTCTTGCAACCATAGCACTTGTGTTTTATATGACGGTTGAAGTGGCTCTACTTTTCCTGCTACATGCAACATTATCACTACCTGCTATAGGAGGTGCAATTCTTTCGCTTGGTATGGCAGTAGATATCAATGTTATTGTATTTGAGAGAATGAAAGAGGAATTTAAGCTCGGCAAATCGACACGCTCCATTATTTCGGCTGGTTTTGCCAAAGCGTTCAGAACAGTATTTGATTCAAACTTGACGGTTCTTGTTGGCACAATAGTGTTGTTTTATTTTGGCTCTGGCGTGATTAAAGGATTTGCTGTAACTGTTTCTGTAGGTATTCTTGTAGGTTTTTTGAGTGGAGTTGTCGTGACCCATTCTCTTGCTAATTTACTGATTCCAGATTCTGCAGCAAAGAAACCGTGGATGTTTGGAATATAG
- a CDS encoding L-threonine 3-dehydrogenase produces MRKILVIGATGQIGSELTLALRGKYGNENVVAAGHKRKPSEELFDSGPFEIIDCAEIDTIEEIVKKYKIDTIYHLAAILSAVAEVKPKLAWNVNINGLCNVLDVAREHRCTVFTPSSIGAFGPNTPKYNTPQDTIQRPNTMYGVTKVAGELLCDYYFKKFGVDTRGVRFPGIISYATLPGGGTTDYSVEIFYEALKHRRYTCYLKPDTYMDMMYMPDTIKAAIDIMEADPEKLVHRNAFNVTAMSFAPKDIANEIKKYIPDFVMEYNIDPMRQAIADSWPNKMDDSTAKEEWGWKPEYNLASMTKDMLDKLSNKLAIKI; encoded by the coding sequence ATGCGGAAGATTTTAGTGATAGGAGCAACAGGGCAAATTGGTTCTGAGCTTACATTAGCATTGCGTGGAAAGTATGGCAATGAAAATGTAGTAGCAGCAGGACATAAAAGAAAACCTAGTGAAGAGTTGTTTGATTCTGGGCCATTTGAAATTATTGACTGCGCAGAGATTGATACGATTGAGGAAATTGTGAAAAAGTACAAAATAGATACTATTTACCATTTGGCAGCGATACTTTCTGCAGTGGCAGAAGTCAAGCCGAAACTTGCCTGGAATGTAAATATTAACGGACTTTGTAATGTTTTAGATGTTGCACGTGAGCATAGATGTACTGTTTTTACCCCTAGTTCCATTGGTGCGTTTGGTCCCAATACACCAAAATATAATACACCTCAAGATACTATTCAGCGTCCCAATACAATGTATGGTGTTACCAAGGTTGCAGGAGAATTACTTTGCGATTATTATTTTAAAAAATTTGGGGTAGATACTCGTGGAGTACGTTTTCCCGGCATTATTTCTTATGCAACATTGCCCGGTGGGGGGACCACTGATTATTCTGTTGAAATCTTTTATGAAGCTCTTAAACATAGAAGGTATACATGTTATTTGAAACCTGATACATATATGGATATGATGTATATGCCAGATACGATAAAAGCAGCAATTGATATTATGGAGGCAGATCCTGAGAAATTAGTGCATAGAAATGCTTTTAATGTGACGGCAATGAGTTTTGCTCCTAAGGATATTGCAAATGAAATTAAAAAATATATCCCAGATTTTGTTATGGAATATAACATTGACCCGATGAGGCAGGCAATTGCCGATTCCTGGCCCAACAAAATGGACGATAGTACTGCCAAAGAAGAGTGGGGATGGAAACCAGAATATAATCTTGCTTCTATGACAAAGGATATGCTTGATAAACTGTCTAATAAGTTGGCAATTAAAATATAG
- a CDS encoding bifunctional (p)ppGpp synthetase/guanosine-3',5'-bis(diphosphate) 3'-pyrophosphohydrolase — translation MVKRAYKFAKEAHGEQVRESGNKYIIHPLHVAIILVEMRLDAESYAAALLHDVVEDTSVTLDKIKKEFGENIAFLVDGVTKLEYMDHFSSEETKLENLRKMLLSMASDVRVVIIKLADRLHNMRTLFFLPPDRQKQIATDTMDIYVPLAHRLGIYKIKWELEDLSFRYLKQDEYYELAKRVSNKRGEREKFVSDVVKEIKNLLDEQRIKAEISGRPKNLYSIYRKMVREEKEFNEIYDLAAVRIIVLSVPECYQVLGILHNSYKPIPGRVKDYIAMPKPNGYRSLHTTVITKSGEPLEIQIRTREMHKHDEIGIAAHWKYKEGIQLDKNYESKLMWLRQIVDWQKEVRSTKEFVEMIKGDLFSEEVLVFTPKGDVIDLPVGATPIDFAYRVHTDVGNYCVGAKINGAIVPLQTELKTGDRVEILTSKSSTGPKLDWLQFVRTSSARSKIRYWLRKLRETPEEKSERKEEQQEKKEVKKLYVRKATPRTFQKKETIYYPAVPGVKGIKISIARCCNPESQDPIVGYVTRGRGIKIHKKDCPNLAAITSSGGKVLPAVWEAKGKAKFLVYFRVTVWNVPGIIYRISRVTSEMNVNIENFRTSNRTEKRKHGYYQSYLRFSFVAEKPSLVADIAREVKLIPEVITVRWSKRRIYEDSSSESEESVS, via the coding sequence TTGGTTAAAAGGGCTTACAAATTCGCAAAGGAAGCACACGGCGAACAGGTAAGAGAGTCGGGAAATAAATATATTATTCATCCGCTCCATGTCGCAATTATCCTTGTTGAGATGCGACTTGACGCAGAAAGTTATGCTGCAGCGCTTCTTCATGATGTTGTTGAAGATACATCTGTTACTCTGGACAAAATTAAAAAAGAGTTTGGAGAGAATATTGCTTTTCTTGTCGATGGTGTTACAAAATTAGAATATATGGATCATTTTTCTTCCGAAGAAACAAAGCTTGAAAATCTTCGAAAGATGCTCCTTTCAATGGCTTCAGATGTGAGAGTTGTCATTATAAAATTGGCAGACCGATTGCACAATATGAGGACTCTATTTTTTCTTCCTCCTGATAGGCAAAAACAGATTGCAACGGATACAATGGATATTTATGTTCCGCTGGCACACAGGCTGGGTATCTACAAAATAAAGTGGGAATTAGAGGATTTAAGTTTTAGATATCTCAAGCAGGATGAATATTACGAGCTTGCCAAAAGAGTTTCAAATAAAAGAGGAGAGAGAGAAAAATTTGTCAGTGACGTTGTGAAGGAAATCAAGAATTTACTGGACGAGCAAAGGATAAAAGCAGAGATTTCCGGACGGCCAAAAAATCTTTATAGTATATATAGAAAAATGGTGCGAGAGGAAAAAGAGTTTAACGAAATTTATGACCTTGCTGCCGTGCGAATCATTGTGTTGTCTGTCCCTGAGTGCTATCAAGTATTGGGTATTCTTCACAATTCGTATAAACCAATTCCCGGGAGGGTGAAGGATTATATAGCGATGCCGAAACCCAATGGGTATCGATCTCTTCATACAACGGTTATCACAAAGTCTGGCGAGCCACTTGAAATTCAAATTAGAACAAGAGAAATGCATAAGCATGATGAAATTGGCATAGCAGCACATTGGAAATATAAAGAAGGCATTCAGCTTGATAAGAATTATGAGAGTAAATTGATGTGGCTTCGTCAAATTGTTGATTGGCAAAAAGAAGTTCGGTCTACAAAAGAATTTGTAGAAATGATAAAAGGAGATTTATTTAGCGAAGAGGTGCTTGTTTTTACGCCAAAAGGCGATGTTATTGATCTTCCAGTGGGTGCTACTCCTATTGATTTCGCATATAGAGTACACACGGATGTCGGGAATTATTGTGTTGGAGCTAAAATAAATGGCGCTATTGTTCCTTTGCAGACAGAGCTAAAGACGGGAGACCGCGTAGAGATTCTTACGTCAAAGTCTTCAACCGGACCAAAACTTGATTGGCTACAATTCGTAAGAACTTCTTCTGCACGTTCAAAAATTAGGTATTGGCTTAGAAAATTGCGAGAGACACCAGAAGAAAAGAGCGAGAGAAAGGAAGAACAGCAGGAGAAGAAAGAAGTCAAAAAACTTTATGTACGCAAAGCTACTCCGCGCACCTTTCAGAAGAAAGAAACAATTTATTATCCTGCTGTCCCTGGTGTTAAAGGAATAAAGATATCTATTGCAAGATGTTGTAATCCGGAATCGCAGGATCCAATTGTAGGCTACGTAACGAGAGGAAGAGGAATAAAGATTCACAAGAAGGATTGTCCGAATTTAGCAGCGATTACAAGCAGTGGAGGGAAAGTGTTACCTGCTGTCTGGGAAGCAAAGGGAAAGGCAAAATTTTTGGTATATTTTAGAGTAACTGTTTGGAATGTGCCAGGTATTATTTATAGAATATCAAGAGTTACAAGTGAAATGAATGTGAATATAGAAAACTTTCGTACATCAAATAGGACAGAAAAAAGGAAACACGGGTATTACCAATCGTATTTACGTTTTTCTTTTGTTGCTGAAAAGCCTTCTCTTGTAGCGGATATTGCAAGGGAAGTTAAGCTTATTCCTGAAGTAATAACGGTACGGTGGAGTAAAAGGAGAATATATGAGGATAGTTCTTCAGAGAGTGAAGAGAGCGTCAGTTAG
- the dtd gene encoding D-aminoacyl-tRNA deacylase, giving the protein MRIVLQRVKRASVSVDGELVSTISSGLLVLIGVEKGDTEREAKYLAKKVCDLRIFPDEHGKMNLSVKEVNSEVMIISQFTLASRIKKGNRPGFSNAAGEELAISLYELFVEEIKKQVKIVRTGIFGACMEVNLVNDGPVTFILEKFGGAEGI; this is encoded by the coding sequence ATGAGGATAGTTCTTCAGAGAGTGAAGAGAGCGTCAGTTAGTGTTGACGGTGAACTTGTTTCAACAATTAGTAGCGGACTGCTTGTTTTAATTGGCGTGGAAAAGGGAGATACAGAAAGAGAAGCAAAGTATCTTGCAAAAAAGGTATGTGACTTAAGGATTTTTCCTGACGAACATGGGAAGATGAACCTTTCTGTAAAAGAGGTAAACAGTGAGGTTATGATTATCTCGCAATTTACACTTGCCTCTCGCATCAAGAAGGGCAATCGACCTGGTTTTAGCAATGCGGCGGGAGAAGAGTTAGCCATTTCGCTTTATGAATTATTCGTGGAAGAAATAAAAAAGCAGGTCAAGATTGTCAGGACAGGTATTTTTGGTGCATGTATGGAAGTAAATCTTGTTAATGACGGGCCGGTTACTTTTATTTTGGAAAAATTTGGTGGAGCAGAGGGGATTTGA
- a CDS encoding adenine phosphoribosyltransferase — protein MDLTKYIRNIPDFPQKGILFRDITTLLSDGKAFGYAIEQLADFFKDKGIDKVVGIEARGLIIGAPIAVKLGVGFVPIRKPGKLPSELARKEYQLEYGMSILEMHKDGIKKGERILMVDDLLATGGTAAAASDLVEEAGGKIVGWGFIIILKNLKGEEKLKKYPIFSLINFD, from the coding sequence ATGGATTTAACAAAGTATATACGGAACATTCCAGATTTCCCGCAGAAAGGAATCCTATTTCGGGATATCACGACTTTGCTTTCTGACGGTAAAGCATTTGGCTATGCGATTGAGCAACTTGCAGATTTTTTTAAAGACAAAGGTATTGATAAAGTGGTAGGCATTGAAGCAAGGGGATTGATAATAGGTGCTCCCATTGCTGTTAAACTTGGCGTAGGTTTTGTGCCAATAAGAAAACCAGGCAAGCTTCCTTCTGAATTGGCAAGGAAAGAATACCAATTAGAGTATGGTATGTCTATCTTAGAGATGCATAAAGATGGCATAAAAAAGGGAGAAAGAATATTGATGGTAGACGATTTGCTTGCTACCGGAGGCACTGCAGCTGCAGCGAGTGATCTTGTCGAAGAAGCTGGTGGAAAAATTGTTGGTTGGGGTTTTATTATTATTTTGAAAAATCTTAAAGGAGAAGAGAAGTTAAAGAAATATCCTATATTTTCATTAATAAACTTCGATTAA